One stretch of Salarias fasciatus chromosome 19, fSalaFa1.1, whole genome shotgun sequence DNA includes these proteins:
- the LOC115406730 gene encoding protein FAM163A-like, producing MSAGTIVITGGILAGVILLCIVAVLCYCRLQYYCCKKNDSEADVGSVVGADPLSHFPCNACNALAMDGTAITPVSLDQLDSGSHHSHCPSCSPYPVRAGLTDELRNGGERLGFHTYYENPSVSLPLSASPQGSAPLSYYNPTDMFPPPPRPYSTQV from the exons ATGTCAGCAGGAACTATTGTTATAACCGGAGGAATTCTCGCCGGAGTGATACTGCTGTGCATCGTAGCAGTTCTCTGTTACTGTAGACTCCAG TATTACTGCTGTAAGAAGAATGATTCCGAGGCGGACGTGGGCTCCGTGGTGGGAGCCGACCCCCTCTCTCACTTCCCCTGCAACGCCTGCAACGCCCTGGCCATGGACGGCACGGCCATCACCCCggtgtccctggaccagctggactCGGGCTCTCACCACAGCCACTGCCCCTCCTGCTCGCCCTACCCGGTCCGGGCCGGGCTCACGGACGAGCTGCGGAACGGCGGCGAGCGGCTGGGCTTCCACACCTACTACGAGAACCCGTCGGTGTCCCTGCCCCTGTCTGCCAGCCCGCAGGGCTCCGCCCCCCTGAGCTACTACAACCCCACGGACATGTTCCCCCCCCCGCCGCGCCCCTACAGCACCCAGGTCTGA